The following coding sequences lie in one Nonomuraea muscovyensis genomic window:
- a CDS encoding DNA polymerase domain-containing protein, protein MSADETRDGVRLTNLDGPLFDGAEATKRDLVDYLDTVRDRILPVLRGRALSVIRVRPGQAPFMQKNLPTYAPQWIRRVSVWAEASQRQVSYALCDDRRTLLWFANQRAVEFHPALVLGDRATHLVLDLDPPGDGAFGLAVRAALLVRQALDDAGLAGAVKTSGAKGVHVFVPMAEGVAMDDLAAATRALAARAERLDPALATTAFIREDREGKVFIDSTRAGGATVVAAYSPRIRPGTPVSFPVAWADLDRVSPADFTVRTVPDLLGDGDPWAALMPGPQRLPADLVEEGHTIPVARVQAMHEGKRRTRARRGG, encoded by the coding sequence GTGAGCGCAGATGAGACGCGTGACGGGGTCAGGCTGACCAACCTCGACGGGCCGCTGTTCGACGGGGCCGAGGCGACCAAGCGGGACCTGGTCGACTACCTCGACACCGTCCGCGACCGTATCCTGCCGGTCCTGCGCGGCCGGGCCCTGTCGGTGATCCGCGTACGGCCGGGGCAGGCGCCCTTCATGCAGAAGAACCTGCCCACGTACGCGCCGCAGTGGATCCGGAGGGTGTCCGTCTGGGCGGAGGCGTCGCAGCGGCAGGTGTCGTACGCGTTGTGCGACGACCGGCGCACCCTGCTGTGGTTCGCCAACCAGCGGGCCGTCGAGTTCCACCCGGCGCTGGTGCTGGGCGACCGGGCCACCCACCTGGTGCTCGACCTCGACCCGCCGGGCGACGGGGCGTTCGGCCTGGCCGTACGGGCGGCGCTGCTGGTGCGCCAGGCGCTGGACGACGCCGGGCTGGCCGGCGCGGTGAAGACCAGCGGCGCCAAGGGCGTGCACGTGTTCGTGCCCATGGCGGAGGGGGTGGCCATGGACGACCTGGCCGCCGCCACCCGCGCCCTGGCGGCCCGCGCCGAACGGCTGGACCCGGCCCTGGCGACCACGGCGTTCATCCGGGAGGACCGCGAGGGCAAGGTGTTCATCGACTCCACCCGGGCCGGCGGGGCGACCGTGGTGGCCGCCTACAGCCCGAGGATCCGGCCGGGCACGCCGGTGTCGTTCCCGGTGGCGTGGGCGGACCTCGACCGGGTGTCACCGGCCGACTTCACCGTCCGGACCGTGCCGGACCTCCTGGGCGACGGCGACCCGTGGGCCGCCCTGATGCCCGGTCCGCAGCGGCTGCCCGCCGACCTCGTGGAGGAGGGCCACACGATCCCGGTGGCCCGCGTCCAGGCCATGCACGAGGGCAAACGCCGCACCCGCGCCCGCCGCGGCGGGTGA